From the Lysobacterales bacterium genome, one window contains:
- the ftsW gene encoding putative lipid II flippase FtsW has translation MSFLTTPLQALRRDEIPGRYDRWLFAAALALALFGVVMVASSSIAIAESEGGSPYHYLIKHLIFLAMGAVLGIGFALLPLAWMERHARLFLLLALLLLVAVFLPGVGVRVNGAKRWLRLGISNFQAVEAVKLFVIIWLASYLVRFRGEVQHAFKGTMKPLLVAGAVVLLLLKQPDFGSASLILAIVLGMIWLGGARARDLFGLAAATMPVMAWAALSESYRVKRLTSFLDPWKDPFNDGFQLTQALIAIGRGEWFGVGLGGSIQKLFYLPEAHTDFILAVIAEELGLFGVCLVVGLFALLCGRLFVLGRRAEERGLGFAAYVAYGIAVWLSVQATVSIGVNLGLLPTKGLTLPLISSGGSSLLMTCAAIGVALRISYELTRHDAVSAVTPDPGVRDDR, from the coding sequence ATGAGCTTCCTCACCACGCCCCTGCAGGCCCTGCGCCGCGACGAGATCCCGGGTCGATACGACCGCTGGCTCTTCGCCGCGGCCTTGGCGCTGGCGCTGTTCGGCGTGGTCATGGTCGCGTCGAGTTCGATCGCGATCGCCGAGAGCGAAGGCGGTTCGCCCTACCACTATCTGATCAAGCACCTGATCTTTCTCGCGATGGGTGCCGTGCTCGGCATCGGCTTCGCGTTGCTGCCGCTCGCGTGGATGGAGCGGCATGCGCGCCTGTTCCTGCTGCTCGCATTGCTGTTGCTGGTCGCCGTATTCCTGCCCGGCGTTGGCGTGCGCGTGAACGGTGCCAAGCGCTGGTTGCGCCTCGGCATCTCGAACTTCCAGGCGGTAGAGGCCGTGAAGTTGTTCGTGATCATCTGGCTGGCAAGTTACCTGGTGCGCTTCCGCGGCGAAGTGCAGCACGCCTTCAAGGGCACGATGAAGCCGCTGCTGGTGGCCGGCGCAGTGGTGCTGCTGCTGCTGAAGCAGCCGGACTTCGGTTCGGCCTCGCTGATTCTCGCGATCGTGCTCGGCATGATCTGGCTCGGCGGCGCGCGCGCGCGCGACCTGTTCGGCCTTGCCGCCGCGACCATGCCGGTGATGGCCTGGGCCGCGCTCAGCGAGTCCTATCGCGTGAAGCGCCTCACCTCGTTTCTGGATCCATGGAAGGATCCGTTCAACGACGGCTTCCAGTTGACCCAGGCGCTGATCGCGATCGGTCGCGGCGAATGGTTTGGCGTCGGCCTCGGTGGTTCGATCCAGAAGCTGTTCTATCTCCCGGAGGCGCATACCGACTTCATCCTCGCGGTCATCGCCGAGGAACTCGGCCTGTTCGGCGTGTGCCTCGTGGTCGGCTTGTTCGCCTTGTTGTGCGGGCGCCTGTTCGTGCTCGGCCGCCGCGCCGAGGAACGCGGGCTCGGCTTCGCCGCGTATGTGGCCTACGGCATCGCGGTGTGGCTGTCGGTACAGGCGACGGTATCGATTGGCGTGAACCTCGGCTTGTTGCCGACGAAGGGCTTGACCCTGCCGCTGATCTCTTCGGGCGGATCAAGCTTGCTGATGACTTGCGCTGCCATTGGTGTCGCGCTGCGCATCAGCTACGAGTTGACGCGTCACGATGCAGTCAGCGCCGTCACGCCGGATCCGGGGGTGCGCGATGACCGCTGA
- a CDS encoding phospho-N-acetylmuramoyl-pentapeptide-transferase, whose amino-acid sequence MLLELFQLLKPYISGFNLFGYLTLRAILAAITALVVSLLIGPPMIRKLAAYKVGQTIRNDGPQSHFSKAGTPTMGGTLILFAVAAATLLWADLRNRYIWILLFVLLSFGLIGFIDDYKKLVLKDSRGLIARYKYALQSIFGLVAALWLYWSADVPAATTLYLPILKSFAWPMGIGFVVVAYFWIVGFSNAVNLTDGLDGLAIMPTVLVSAGLGVFAYVAGHSVFATYLGIPSIPGAGEIAIFCAALGGAGLGFLWFNTYPAQVFMGDVGALSVGAALGAVAIITRQELVLVLMGGIFVIETLSVMIQVASFKLTGKRVFRMAPIHHHFELKGWPEPRVIVRFWIISVVLVLLGLATLKVR is encoded by the coding sequence ATGCTGCTTGAGTTGTTCCAGTTGCTGAAGCCCTATATCAGCGGCTTCAATCTGTTCGGCTACCTCACCTTGCGCGCCATCCTCGCCGCGATCACGGCCCTGGTCGTGTCGCTGCTGATCGGTCCGCCGATGATCCGCAAGCTGGCCGCGTACAAGGTCGGTCAGACCATCCGCAACGACGGTCCGCAGTCGCATTTCTCGAAGGCCGGCACGCCGACGATGGGCGGTACCCTGATCCTGTTCGCCGTCGCGGCGGCCACGCTGCTGTGGGCCGACCTGCGCAATCGCTACATCTGGATCCTGCTGTTCGTCCTGTTGAGCTTCGGCCTGATCGGCTTCATCGACGACTACAAGAAGCTGGTTCTGAAAGACAGCCGCGGCTTGATCGCACGATACAAGTACGCCCTGCAATCGATCTTCGGGCTGGTCGCTGCACTGTGGCTTTACTGGAGCGCCGATGTGCCGGCCGCGACCACGCTGTACCTGCCGATACTCAAGAGCTTCGCTTGGCCGATGGGCATCGGCTTCGTCGTCGTCGCCTATTTCTGGATCGTCGGCTTCTCGAACGCGGTGAACCTGACCGACGGCCTGGATGGTCTGGCGATCATGCCGACGGTGCTCGTCTCGGCGGGTCTCGGCGTGTTCGCCTACGTCGCCGGTCACAGCGTGTTCGCGACCTACCTCGGCATCCCGTCGATTCCGGGTGCCGGCGAGATCGCGATCTTCTGCGCCGCGCTCGGCGGCGCCGGGCTCGGCTTCCTGTGGTTCAACACCTATCCGGCCCAGGTCTTCATGGGTGATGTCGGTGCGCTGTCGGTCGGCGCGGCGCTCGGTGCGGTTGCCATCATCACCCGACAGGAACTGGTGCTCGTGCTGATGGGCGGCATCTTCGTGATCGAGACCCTGTCGGTGATGATCCAGGTCGCCTCGTTCAAGCTCACCGGAAAGCGCGTGTTCCGGATGGCGCCGATCCATCACCACTTCGAGCTCAAGGGCTGGCCCGAGCCGCGCGTGATCGTGCGCTTCTGGATCATTTCGGTCGTGCTGGTGCTGCTCGGTCTCGCGACCTTGAAGGTGCGCTGA
- a CDS encoding UDP-N-acetylmuramoyl-tripeptide--D-alanyl-D-alanine ligase: MIRMSLAELASLIGARLHGGDRVFAGVVADSRKLESGQLFIALRGERVDGHDFVAEVAARGAAAAVVERVIDAALPQLVVANVEQALAAIARVWRARCRATVIAITGSNGKTTLKTLTHSILARAGRCHVNPGNLNNEIGLPLSLCALATDADFAVCEMGAGKPGDIAYLMGIAAPQIGIVNNVGAAHLERLGSTRGVAETKGAVYAGLPSDGIAVINADDDFASYFRGLAGKRAIVTFALDRAADVRGQILASDTASQRLVIDTRAGSISLTLSLTGRHNALNALAATALALAAGATLDQVRLGLETAHAVSGRLVRKPLVMGATLIDDSYNANPASMRAAIDTLQLQPSPRWLVVGDMKELGSEGPTLHHGIGAYARERGIERLYAVGELSRDACAGFGAAARHFDSQQHLIDALRAELGAGVTLLIKGSRSSAMDRVANAMLANGTPSGNDTGGSHAA; encoded by the coding sequence ATGATCCGGATGTCGCTCGCCGAACTCGCGTCCCTGATCGGCGCCCGCCTGCACGGTGGCGATCGCGTGTTCGCGGGCGTCGTCGCCGATTCGCGCAAGCTCGAGTCTGGCCAGCTCTTCATCGCATTGCGCGGCGAACGCGTCGATGGCCATGACTTCGTTGCCGAGGTCGCGGCGCGGGGTGCCGCCGCGGCCGTCGTCGAGCGCGTGATTGATGCCGCCCTGCCGCAACTCGTGGTCGCGAACGTCGAGCAGGCGCTGGCCGCGATCGCGCGTGTCTGGCGCGCCCGGTGTCGCGCGACGGTGATCGCCATCACCGGCTCGAATGGCAAGACCACCCTGAAGACGCTGACCCATTCGATCCTGGCGCGTGCCGGTCGTTGCCACGTCAATCCCGGCAACCTGAACAACGAGATCGGTCTGCCGCTGTCCCTGTGCGCACTCGCCACCGATGCCGATTTCGCTGTCTGCGAGATGGGTGCGGGCAAGCCGGGCGACATCGCCTATCTCATGGGAATCGCCGCACCGCAGATCGGCATCGTGAACAACGTCGGCGCGGCGCATCTCGAGCGCCTGGGCAGCACGCGCGGCGTCGCCGAGACCAAGGGCGCGGTCTATGCCGGGCTGCCTTCCGACGGCATCGCCGTGATCAATGCCGACGACGACTTCGCGAGCTATTTCCGTGGACTGGCAGGCAAGCGTGCCATCGTCACCTTCGCGCTGGATCGTGCGGCCGATGTGCGCGGCCAGATCCTGGCCAGCGACACGGCCTCGCAACGTCTGGTCATCGACACCCGGGCCGGCAGCATCTCGCTCACGCTGTCCTTGACGGGTCGGCACAATGCGCTGAATGCGCTGGCCGCGACTGCGCTGGCGCTGGCCGCCGGGGCAACGCTGGATCAGGTCCGGCTCGGACTCGAAACCGCGCACGCGGTCAGCGGGCGCCTCGTGCGCAAGCCGCTCGTGATGGGCGCCACCTTGATCGACGACAGCTACAACGCCAATCCGGCGTCGATGCGCGCCGCCATCGATACCCTGCAACTGCAGCCGTCGCCGCGCTGGCTCGTCGTCGGTGACATGAAGGAACTCGGGTCTGAAGGCCCCACGCTGCATCACGGCATCGGCGCGTATGCGCGCGAGCGCGGCATCGAACGGCTGTACGCCGTGGGCGAGCTGTCCCGCGACGCCTGTGCGGGTTTCGGCGCGGCCGCGCGTCATTTCGACAGCCAGCAGCACCTGATCGACGCCTTGCGCGCCGAGCTGGGTGCAGGTGTGACGCTCTTGATCAAGGGTTCGCGCTCGTCGGCGATGGATCGCGTGGCGAACGCCATGCTCGCGAACGGCACGCCCTCCGGCAACGACACGGGAGGCAGCCATGCTGCTTGA
- a CDS encoding UDP-N-acetylmuramoyl-L-alanyl-D-glutamate--2,6-diaminopimelate ligase, which yields MSMRLADLLRGVIAIDARLDRDIAELSLDSKSIVSGAAFVALRGTQRHGIEFAAEAVARGAAIVLAEAPLPDIAQLDVPVVVIDDLRGRLGNIAHRFYGRASESVRLIGVTGTNGKTSSVQMIAQALTDAGERSGSIGTLGIGLVGQLEAGERTTPDVIAVHRAIARMRAQGAASIAMEVTSHALAQGRVDALDFEIAVFTNLSRDHLDFHGSMEAYGATKAQLFARPSLRTAVINVDDEFGSRLADRLRSGIRLIRTGVQRQDVEIHASDVQTDAAGLCFTLWIEAERHAVSTRLIGRFNVSNLLGVAGVLHARGWQGARIAAALAALDPVPGRMSRLGGDGQQPLVIIDYAHTPDALDKALSTLRDHAAARLIVVFGCGGERDAGKRPQMAAMAERKADVVIITDDNPRGENGDLIIADIRAGLARPDAVQVERDRARAIARAIGMAAANDVVLIAGKGHEPYQEVDGVKRPFDDFQIAAALLKEAA from the coding sequence ATGAGCATGCGCCTCGCCGACCTGTTGCGCGGCGTGATCGCGATCGACGCGCGGCTGGATCGCGACATCGCCGAACTCTCGCTGGACTCGAAATCGATCGTGTCGGGCGCGGCTTTCGTCGCGTTGCGTGGCACGCAGCGCCATGGCATCGAGTTCGCGGCCGAAGCCGTTGCGCGCGGCGCCGCCATCGTGCTGGCCGAAGCGCCGCTACCGGACATCGCGCAGCTCGATGTGCCGGTCGTCGTGATCGATGACCTGCGCGGCCGCCTCGGCAACATCGCACACCGTTTCTACGGCCGCGCCAGCGAAAGCGTGCGCCTGATCGGCGTGACTGGCACCAATGGCAAGACCTCCAGCGTGCAGATGATCGCGCAGGCCTTGACCGACGCCGGCGAGCGCAGCGGCAGCATCGGCACGCTCGGCATCGGCCTGGTCGGTCAACTTGAAGCCGGCGAGCGCACCACGCCGGACGTGATCGCCGTGCATCGCGCGATCGCGCGCATGCGCGCGCAGGGCGCGGCCAGCATCGCCATGGAAGTCACCTCGCACGCGCTGGCGCAAGGGCGTGTGGATGCGCTCGATTTCGAAATCGCGGTCTTCACCAACCTGAGCCGCGATCATCTCGATTTTCACGGCAGCATGGAGGCCTATGGCGCGACCAAGGCGCAGCTGTTCGCTCGGCCGTCGCTGCGCACGGCGGTGATCAATGTCGATGATGAATTCGGTTCACGACTGGCGGATCGGCTGCGGAGCGGCATTCGCCTGATTCGCACGGGCGTGCAGCGCCAGGATGTCGAGATCCATGCCAGCGACGTGCAGACCGATGCTGCCGGTCTGTGCTTCACGCTCTGGATCGAAGCCGAGCGGCATGCCGTATCGACGCGCCTGATCGGTCGCTTCAATGTCTCGAACCTGCTCGGCGTGGCGGGCGTGCTGCACGCCCGCGGTTGGCAGGGCGCACGCATCGCCGCAGCATTGGCTGCGCTTGATCCGGTGCCAGGCCGCATGAGCCGATTGGGCGGCGACGGCCAGCAGCCGCTGGTCATCATCGACTACGCGCACACGCCTGACGCACTCGACAAGGCCTTGTCGACCTTGCGCGACCATGCTGCAGCGCGCTTGATCGTGGTGTTCGGCTGCGGCGGCGAGCGCGATGCCGGCAAGCGTCCGCAGATGGCCGCAATGGCCGAACGGAAAGCCGATGTCGTGATCATCACCGATGACAATCCGCGTGGCGAGAATGGCGACCTGATCATCGCCGACATTCGCGCCGGACTTGCGCGGCCCGACGCCGTGCAGGTCGAACGCGACCGCGCCCGCGCGATCGCCCGCGCGATCGGCATGGCGGCCGCCAACGATGTCGTGCTGATTGCCGGCAAGGGTCACGAGCCCTACCAGGAGGTCGATGGCGTCAAGCGTCCGTTCGACGACTTCCAGATTGCCGCCGCGCTGCTGAAGGAGGCTGCATGA
- a CDS encoding penicillin-binding protein 2 yields MRNVRPATVMPRLRLTVVLVALALCAFTLVARAFQMQVMKREFYQDQGDARFLRDIEVPASRGTITDRNGEPLAISTPMVSLWLHPETLLESPPRVAQLAQAMQLDANVLGARIHERRSREFMYLARHLPPDQAERVLALKIPGVHGQREYRRFYPGGEVFAHVLGVTDIDDAGQEGLELTYNAQLVGTPGVKRVIKNRRGEIVENVEEVRAAEPGHTLTLTLDRRIQYLAYRELKAAMFEHSASSGSMVILDIPSGDVLAMVNYPSFNPNARSNGDIAARRNRAVTDLFEPGSVIKALTVSAGLESGKFTKDTVIDTNPGTLLVRNHIVRDVHNYGLCDLTRLLTKSSNVAATKIALELDNAHLYDMYHRFGFGELTGSGFPGEAPGVLPEPNGWGQVEKATLSYGYGLSVNALQLAQAYAALADGGRLRPPRFVHEAVHADARSLLDPGIAHDVLLMLETVTGPGGSGTKAAVPNYRVAGKTGTARRAVAGGYEGRYVSVFAGVVPVSQPRLAAVVVVNDPRGGAYYGGLVAAPVFGAVMDDAMRLLNVPPDNLQPQLLAGDVPTPAQFAEGVMP; encoded by the coding sequence ATGCGTAACGTCCGCCCCGCCACCGTGATGCCGCGCCTGCGCCTGACGGTCGTGCTGGTCGCGCTGGCGCTGTGTGCGTTCACACTGGTCGCGCGTGCGTTCCAGATGCAGGTGATGAAGCGCGAGTTCTACCAGGACCAGGGCGATGCCCGCTTCCTGCGCGACATCGAAGTGCCGGCGTCGCGCGGGACCATCACCGACCGCAATGGCGAGCCGTTGGCGATCTCGACACCGATGGTTTCGCTGTGGCTGCATCCGGAGACCCTGCTCGAGAGTCCGCCCCGCGTGGCACAACTGGCGCAGGCGATGCAGCTCGACGCCAATGTGCTCGGTGCGCGCATCCACGAACGTCGTTCGCGCGAGTTCATGTATCTGGCGCGGCACCTGCCGCCGGACCAGGCCGAGCGCGTGCTGGCACTGAAGATCCCGGGCGTGCATGGCCAGCGCGAATACCGCCGCTTCTATCCGGGCGGAGAAGTGTTCGCCCACGTGCTCGGCGTCACCGATATCGACGACGCTGGCCAGGAGGGTCTGGAGCTGACCTACAACGCCCAGCTCGTCGGTACGCCCGGCGTGAAGCGCGTGATCAAGAACCGTCGCGGCGAGATCGTCGAAAACGTCGAGGAAGTGCGTGCCGCCGAGCCCGGCCACACGCTGACACTGACGCTCGATCGGCGCATCCAGTACCTCGCCTATCGCGAACTGAAGGCAGCGATGTTCGAGCACTCGGCGTCGAGTGGCTCGATGGTGATCCTCGACATCCCGAGCGGCGACGTTCTGGCGATGGTGAATTACCCGTCGTTCAATCCGAATGCGCGCAGCAATGGCGACATCGCCGCACGTCGCAATCGCGCGGTCACCGACCTGTTCGAGCCGGGCTCGGTGATCAAGGCGCTGACCGTGTCGGCCGGTCTCGAAAGCGGCAAGTTCACCAAGGACACGGTGATCGATACCAATCCCGGCACGTTGCTGGTGCGCAACCACATCGTGCGCGACGTCCACAACTACGGGCTGTGCGACCTGACGCGCCTGCTGACCAAGTCGAGCAATGTCGCTGCGACCAAGATCGCGCTCGAACTCGACAACGCGCATCTGTACGACATGTATCACCGCTTCGGCTTTGGCGAACTGACCGGCAGCGGCTTCCCCGGCGAAGCCCCCGGCGTGCTGCCCGAGCCGAATGGCTGGGGTCAGGTCGAGAAGGCGACACTGAGTTACGGCTACGGCCTCTCGGTGAATGCCCTGCAGCTGGCGCAGGCTTATGCCGCGCTCGCCGACGGTGGCCGCCTGCGTCCGCCGCGTTTCGTCCACGAAGCCGTCCATGCCGACGCGCGCAGCCTGCTCGACCCCGGCATCGCCCATGACGTGCTACTGATGCTCGAAACCGTGACCGGCCCGGGTGGCAGCGGCACGAAAGCGGCGGTGCCGAACTACCGCGTCGCCGGCAAGACCGGTACCGCGCGCCGCGCGGTCGCCGGAGGCTATGAAGGTCGCTACGTCAGTGTGTTCGCGGGTGTGGTGCCGGTCTCGCAGCCTCGCCTCGCGGCGGTCGTGGTGGTGAATGATCCGCGCGGCGGTGCTTACTACGGCGGTCTCGTCGCGGCACCGGTATTCGGTGCGGTGATGGACGATGCGATGCGACTGCTGAACGTGCCGCCGGACAATCTGCAGCCGCAGCTGCTGGCCGGCGACGTACCGACGCCCGCGCAGTTCGCCGAAGGGGTGATGCCATGA
- the ftsL gene encoding cell division protein FtsL, with translation MSDRAAVMAMLLVACVASGISVVSARQQARHAFIELSKLENERDELNTEFGRLQLEQATWTDTNRLEQIARGQLGMVFPGPAETVVIRN, from the coding sequence ATGAGCGACCGTGCTGCGGTGATGGCGATGTTGCTGGTTGCCTGTGTGGCCAGCGGCATCAGCGTCGTCAGTGCCAGGCAACAAGCCCGGCACGCGTTCATCGAGTTGTCGAAACTCGAGAACGAACGCGACGAATTGAATACGGAGTTTGGGCGACTGCAGCTCGAGCAGGCGACCTGGACCGACACAAATCGACTCGAGCAGATCGCCCGCGGGCAACTGGGCATGGTGTTTCCAGGACCTGCGGAAACCGTGGTGATCAGAAACTGA
- the rsmH gene encoding 16S rRNA (cytosine(1402)-N(4))-methyltransferase RsmH: MGVHVPVLRDETLAALAVRPDGVYLDGTFGRGGHAGEILARLGPAGRLLVMDKDPEAIRVAAEWAARDPRVAYRHDSFATLADWDATAAGLDGVLLDLGVSSPQIDQPERGFSFQNDGPLDMRMDPTRGESAAEWIGRASEREIADVLFTLGEEKQSRRIAKCIVAARQVEPITRTAQLAAVVAKALGGGGWMAKHPATRTFQALRIAVNRELQDIEAGLDGAASRLKAGGRLAVISFHSLEDRIVKRFMRGDAEKVPVRRGLPPAPEAVLRFRVIGKSVTAGDAELSVNPRARSAVLRTAERVR, encoded by the coding sequence ATGGGCGTGCACGTACCGGTGTTGCGGGACGAGACGCTCGCAGCGCTCGCGGTCCGGCCGGACGGGGTTTACCTCGACGGCACCTTCGGGCGCGGCGGGCATGCGGGCGAGATCCTCGCGCGGCTCGGACCGGCCGGTCGCCTGCTGGTGATGGACAAGGACCCGGAAGCGATCCGGGTCGCGGCCGAATGGGCTGCGCGTGATCCGCGTGTCGCGTATCGACACGACAGTTTCGCGACGCTGGCCGATTGGGACGCGACTGCGGCTGGACTCGACGGCGTGTTGCTCGATCTGGGCGTTTCTTCGCCACAAATCGACCAGCCCGAGCGCGGATTCAGTTTCCAGAATGACGGGCCGCTCGACATGCGCATGGACCCCACCCGGGGCGAGAGCGCGGCCGAGTGGATCGGCAGGGCCAGCGAGCGCGAGATTGCCGATGTGCTGTTCACGTTGGGCGAGGAGAAGCAGAGCCGGCGCATCGCCAAGTGCATCGTGGCGGCACGCCAGGTCGAGCCGATCACGCGGACCGCGCAATTGGCTGCGGTGGTGGCGAAGGCGCTCGGCGGTGGCGGCTGGATGGCGAAACATCCGGCGACGCGCACATTCCAGGCGCTGCGCATCGCGGTCAATCGCGAACTGCAGGACATCGAAGCCGGCCTCGACGGCGCGGCTTCGCGATTGAAGGCAGGTGGACGGCTGGCGGTGATCAGCTTCCATTCGCTCGAAGACCGCATCGTCAAGCGATTCATGCGTGGCGATGCCGAAAAAGTACCGGTGCGACGCGGCTTGCCGCCCGCACCGGAAGCCGTGCTGCGTTTCCGCGTGATCGGGAAATCCGTGACCGCCGGTGATGCGGAGTTGTCCGTCAATCCGCGCGCTCGCAGCGCGGTGTTGCGGACCGCGGAGCGGGTGCGATGA
- the mraZ gene encoding division/cell wall cluster transcriptional repressor MraZ produces MFQGETAITIDDKGRMSIPTAHRELIASQCGNRLVFTYNPFEQGCLWLLPVRDWEKVRDEVNSLSRTVAAHRNLQLKLVGAAMHVDVDANGRVLVPASQRGATGLGKNAVLLGMGSKFELWAEEAHQRQIAMTIGESAVTPEMSKLSL; encoded by the coding sequence ATGTTCCAGGGCGAGACTGCCATCACGATCGACGACAAGGGCCGGATGTCCATTCCGACGGCCCATCGCGAGCTGATTGCGTCGCAGTGCGGGAATCGCCTGGTCTTCACCTACAACCCGTTCGAGCAGGGCTGCCTGTGGTTGTTGCCGGTGCGCGACTGGGAAAAGGTCCGCGACGAAGTGAACAGCCTCAGCCGCACCGTGGCCGCCCATCGCAATCTTCAATTGAAGCTGGTCGGTGCGGCGATGCATGTCGATGTCGACGCCAATGGTCGTGTGCTGGTGCCGGCGAGCCAGCGCGGCGCGACCGGTCTCGGCAAGAACGCCGTGCTGCTCGGGATGGGATCGAAATTCGAGTTGTGGGCGGAAGAAGCGCATCAGCGCCAGATCGCGATGACGATCGGCGAGAGCGCGGTCACGCCCGAGATGTCGAAGCTGAGTTTGTGA
- a CDS encoding sigma-70 family RNA polymerase sigma factor → MRLAAAEHVEMNSRAHFFAIAARAMRQITIDRMRREHAEKRGGGLDITALDTLLHDAADLSDDGQLFELDRALAALEAIDPEAVQLVELRYFAGLPLDQIAPLLGTSERTLKRRWRTARAFLHRQLAGGADASA, encoded by the coding sequence ATGCGTCTCGCCGCCGCGGAGCATGTCGAGATGAATTCGCGCGCGCACTTCTTCGCGATCGCGGCACGTGCGATGCGCCAGATCACGATCGATCGCATGCGCCGGGAGCACGCCGAGAAGCGCGGCGGCGGCCTCGACATCACCGCGCTCGACACCTTGCTTCACGATGCCGCCGACCTGTCCGACGATGGCCAGCTGTTCGAGCTCGACCGCGCCCTGGCGGCACTCGAAGCGATCGATCCGGAGGCGGTGCAACTGGTCGAACTGCGCTATTTCGCCGGCTTGCCGCTGGATCAGATCGCGCCGCTGCTGGGCACCTCGGAGCGGACCCTGAAACGTCGCTGGCGCACGGCGCGCGCATTCCTGCATCGACAACTGGCGGGCGGCGCCGATGCCAGCGCCTGA